The genomic segment GCGACTCTACGATGCGACGCGGGCGAAACTGTTCGGCGTCGTCCTTCGTATCTTGCGGCGACAGGATCTCGCCGAAGAAGTCATTCAGGACGCCTACGTCAAGATCTGGAACAACGCTGCGCAGTTCGATTCCACGGTGGCCTCGCCGATCACCTGGATGGCGTCGATCGCGCGCAACCGGGCGATCGACGTCGCGCGCAAGCGGGGCGAAGTCTCGATCGAGGAAGAGCCGTCCGCCAACGACGTCGCGGCGGAGACGCCGGATCCGCTGGCGCGCCGCGAGATGACCGAGGAATTGAAGCGGCTGCTGGAGTGCATCGGCCGTTTGGAGCCTGACCGCCAGAAGCTGGTTCTGCTGGCTTACTACAACGGCTGGAGCCGGGAGCAGCTCGGCGCCAAGTTCGGCGCTCCGGCCAATACGATCAAGACCTGGCTGCGCCGCAGCCTGCTCGATGTTCGGGGGTGTTTGGGACTGACCTGATGGCCCACAGCGAAGACCATAGCGCGCTCGCCGCGGAATACGCGCTCGGCACACTCGACGCCGCCGAACGGGCGGAAGCCGAGGCGCTGACGCGCAGCGATGCGGAGTTCGCCGCGCTGGTCAAAGCGTGGGAGCTGAAGCTCGGCGCGCTTAATCAGATGGTCGGGCTGGTCGAGCCACGCGCCGAGGTATGGGATCGGATCAAGGCGGTGATCGCCGCCGAGTCACAGCGCGCGGTGCCGCCGCAGGCTGCGCCGCCGATCGGTGACGTCGCCAATGCGGGGGTGCTCGGCGCGCCGGGAGATCCGATCTTGCCGCGTCCCGCCAACGACACCGGTCCCGCGCCTTCTAGCGCGTCGTCCGAACTCAGCCCTGAATCCAAGCGCGTCGTTCACTTCGCCAAGCGCGCTTACATCTGGCGCGGCGTCGCCATGCTGTCGAGCGCGATCGCAGCCTCGCTGCTGCTGGTCGTGGGCGCCCAAGTATATCAGCCGGATCTGTTGCCGGATGGGGTGCGTCCGCCGATCCGCACCAAGATCGTCAAGGTCGAAACGCCGCCGCCCGCGGTGCCGGCGCAATACGTCGCCGTGCTGCAGAAGGATGGCAACGCCCCGGCCTTCATTCTCACCGTCGATGCCGGCAGCAAGACCTTCACGGTGCGCCGCGTCGCCGCGACGCCCGAGCCGGGCAAGAGCTATGAACTCTGGATCGTCTCCGACAAGCTGCAGAAGCCGCGCTCGCTCGGCGTGATCGGCAACCGCGATTTCACTGTCAATCCGGTGCTGTCGTCCTACGATCCCGACCTCGTCAGCAAGGCGACCTATGCGGTGACGGTCGAGCCGGAAGGCGGCTCGCCGACCGGCGTTGCCACCGGTCCGATCGTATTCACCGGTAAGCTGGTCGAAAGCGTGCCGCAGGAGCCGATCCCAACCACGCCACGGTAGTAACGGCGCTGCAGAGCGCTTGACCGATTGATTGAAGCGGACAGTTCGACGAGCGGCGCGAACTCATCATCAACGCACAAAAGAAAAACGCCCGTGGGGAGCGGGCGTTTTCCTTTGGGTCTCCACCTGGGGTGAGTGGGACCTCCTCAGCTCACGCGTTGGCCAGGGGGGCTATCCGGCATGCGTGATGGCTGGAACGGTTAGCGGATCACCATCGTTTCCGCCTTGCTGATCGCCGTCGGCTTGCCGGCTTTGATCACTTTTGCAGTCTGGGTGTAGCCGTCGTCAGCTCCGAGCCGCGCCGTGATCCCGAGGCCCGCCACCGCGATCCCGGCGACCAGAGCCACGGCCACAATCTTCAAGTGGGTGGTGCGATCGGCACTGTAGATCGAATGGTTCATCGGGGAGCCTCCTGGTTTCTTCTCCACCCTCGGAAATTCGTGTTTGCAATCCCGAAGCAGGTTCAAAGAACTCGCCAGGAAAACGTAGGAAATCGACCGTACGTTCCGCAGAGGCGATCACAAGCGTGTGAACACGTGTGACAACGCGCGAGAATGCAATGCGGAAGCCCGGCTTAACTTATTGAAAATTAATCAGATCGAGGGCGGGGCGAGGTGATCGGCCGAATCCCGGCGCTTATCGCCGCCCAACGCCATTCTGGGTGGTAGGGCTTGTCTGTTGCGCAAAAGTCGCGCAGCCGAAACGAAGCAGGCGCTGCGGGAACTCCCGGCTCAGACGCTGCCGACCGTTTTCAGCCGCGCCCGCGGATGGATCTCGGCCTGCGACATCACGGTGGTCTGGGCGCGGAAGCGCTCGACCAGCGAGCGGACGAACGGCCGGATCGAGGCGGAGGTCACCAGCACCGGGGCCTCGCCTTCGCGCGCGGCCTGCTCGAACTTGTCGCGCACCGCGGTCATGAATTCCGACAGCTTCGACGGCGCCATCGCCAGGGTGCGGTCTTCGCCCTGGCCGATGATCGATTCGGCGAACGCCTGCTCCCACTTCGCCGACAGCGCGATCAGCGGCAGGTAGCCGTTGTAGGAGGTGTTCTGCGCGCAGATCTGGCGCGCCAGCCGGGCGCGGACGTGCTCGACGATCGTCGACGGATTGCGCGAGAACGCCAGCGCTTCGGCGATGCCTTCGAGGATGGTCGACAGGTCGCGGATCGAGACGCGCTCGGCGAGCAGCAGCTGGAGCACGCGCTGGATGCCCGAGACGGTGATCTGACCCGGGACGATATCCTTGACCAGCTCACCCTGTTCCTTCGGCAGGTCTTTGAGCAGCTTCTGGGTTTCGCCATAGGACAACAGGTCGGACATGTTGGCCTTGAGCAGCTCGGTCAGATGCGTCGACAGCACGGTGGCGGCGTCGACCACGGTGTAGCCCTTCAGCGACGCCTCTTCCTTGAAGTTGGCGTCGACCCAGGTCGCGGGCAGGCCGAAGGTCGGCTCGGTGGTGTGAATGCCGGGCACCGTCACCTGTTCGCCGGCCGGGTCCATGACCATGAACTGGTTCGGCCAGATCCGGCCGGTGCCGGCGTCGACTTCCTTGATCTTGATGACGTAGGTGTTGGCCTCGAGCTGGACGTTGTCGAGGATGCGCACAGCCGGCATCACGAAGCCCATCTCGATCGCCAGCGAGCGGCGCAGCGCCTTGATCTGCTCGGTCAGGCGGTCCTGGCCGTCGGGGCCGTTGACCAGCGGCAAGAGCGCGTAGCCGAGCTCGATCTTCAGATCGTCGATCTTCAGCGCTGCGGCGATCGGCTCCTCCGCCGCGGAAGCGGCCGCCGCAGCGGCTGCGGCTGCTTCCGGCGCGGCTGCGGCCTGCGCCGCCTCGGCAGTGACCTCCCGTTTGCGGTTGCGCGCCTTCAAGGCCAGGTAGGCCGAGCCGCTGCCGAGCGCCAGGAACGGGAGGGTCGGAATGCCCGGCAGCACCGCCAGCACCAGCATCACCGCGGCCGCCATGCCGAGCGCCTGCGGGTAGCCGGAGAGCTGACCCATCATCGCCTTGTCGGCCGAGCCGGAGATGCCGGCCTTCGAGACCAGCAGGCCCGCCGCGGTCGACACGATCAGCGCCGGGATCTGAGTGACCAGGCCGTCGCCGACGGTGAGCAGCGTGTAGGTGTGGCCGGCTTCCGAGAAAGACAGGCCCTGCTGCGCGACGCCGATGATGATGCCGCCGATCACGTTGATGAACACGATCAAGAGGCCGGCGATGGCGTCGCCGCGGACGAACTTCGACGCACCGTCCATGGCGCCGAAGAAGCCGCTTTCGTCTTCGAGCTCCTTGCGCCGCGCTTTGGCGGTGGCTTCGTCGATCAGGCCGGCC from the Rhodopseudomonas palustris genome contains:
- a CDS encoding sigma-70 family RNA polymerase sigma factor, which produces MLSPAELVSLIAAVAERDQDAFQRLYDATRAKLFGVVLRILRRQDLAEEVIQDAYVKIWNNAAQFDSTVASPITWMASIARNRAIDVARKRGEVSIEEEPSANDVAAETPDPLARREMTEELKRLLECIGRLEPDRQKLVLLAYYNGWSREQLGAKFGAPANTIKTWLRRSLLDVRGCLGLT
- a CDS encoding anti-sigma factor; protein product: MAHSEDHSALAAEYALGTLDAAERAEAEALTRSDAEFAALVKAWELKLGALNQMVGLVEPRAEVWDRIKAVIAAESQRAVPPQAAPPIGDVANAGVLGAPGDPILPRPANDTGPAPSSASSELSPESKRVVHFAKRAYIWRGVAMLSSAIAASLLLVVGAQVYQPDLLPDGVRPPIRTKIVKVETPPPAVPAQYVAVLQKDGNAPAFILTVDAGSKTFTVRRVAATPEPGKSYELWIVSDKLQKPRSLGVIGNRDFTVNPVLSSYDPDLVSKATYAVTVEPEGGSPTGVATGPIVFTGKLVESVPQEPIPTTPR
- the flhA gene encoding flagellar biosynthesis protein FlhA → MDASALPHVGPSAPPVAAKTSGRRKRRAQGTAAEMTDTTVGQSTGSGIPSLNEMIAILRRGDLALAIGVLTILVVLILPLPAIILDLFLAISITLSILILMTSLFIQAPLEFSSFPTVLLISTMLRLSLNMASTRLILSHGHEGTAAAGHVIEAFGGFVMGGNFVIGIIVFTILIIVNFVVITKGSGRIAEVAARFQLDSMPGKQMAIDADLSAGLIDEATAKARRKELEDESGFFGAMDGASKFVRGDAIAGLLIVFINVIGGIIIGVAQQGLSFSEAGHTYTLLTVGDGLVTQIPALIVSTAAGLLVSKAGISGSADKAMMGQLSGYPQALGMAAAVMLVLAVLPGIPTLPFLALGSGSAYLALKARNRKREVTAEAAQAAAAPEAAAAAAAAASAAEEPIAAALKIDDLKIELGYALLPLVNGPDGQDRLTEQIKALRRSLAIEMGFVMPAVRILDNVQLEANTYVIKIKEVDAGTGRIWPNQFMVMDPAGEQVTVPGIHTTEPTFGLPATWVDANFKEEASLKGYTVVDAATVLSTHLTELLKANMSDLLSYGETQKLLKDLPKEQGELVKDIVPGQITVSGIQRVLQLLLAERVSIRDLSTILEGIAEALAFSRNPSTIVEHVRARLARQICAQNTSYNGYLPLIALSAKWEQAFAESIIGQGEDRTLAMAPSKLSEFMTAVRDKFEQAAREGEAPVLVTSASIRPFVRSLVERFRAQTTVMSQAEIHPRARLKTVGSV